The genome window GTTGGGCGCAACCGGCGCGCCACTGCCCGCTGGCGTGGCGCTCAACAAAGCGCCCGTGGGTACGTTGCGCGTCGCCGTGGTGGGCGCGCATCTGACCGGCATGCCCTTGAACCATCAACTGACGTCCCGCCATGCCGTGCTGGCTGAAAAGACGCGCACGGCCGCCGACTACCGCCTGTATGCGTTGGCTAACACCACGCCACCCAAACCCGGTCTGGTCAAGTCCGAGTCTGGCGCGCCGATCGAGGTCGAGCTGTGGGATGTGCCGGTGACCGCGTTTGGCGCCTTCGTGGCCGAGATTCCCGCGCCCCTGGGCATAGGCACGCTGGAGCTGGAAGACGGCCGTCAGGTCAAGGGATTCATCTGCGAACCGCGTGGCCTGGACGGCGCGCGCGACATCACCGCCTTTGGCGGCTGGCGCGCCTATCTGGCCAGCCTGAACGCCACCCCCCGCTAATTCTCTAAGATTCCAGGGAGCAGCAAGTGTTCGATACCGTTCTGATTGCCAACCGTGGCGAAATCGCCGTCCGTGCCATCCGTACCCTTAAGCGCTTGGGCATCCGCAGCGTGGCGGTGTATTCCGATCCCGACCGCAATGCGGCGCATGTGCGCGAAGCCGATGTCGCGGTTGCGCTGGGCGGCGAGAAGGCCGCCGACAGCTATCTGCGCATGGACCTGCTGCTGGCCGCCGCGCGCGAGCACGGCGCGCAAGCCATCTACCCGGGTTACGGCTTTCTATCGGAAAGCGCGGAGTTCGCGGAAAGCTGCGAAGCCGCAGGCATCGCCTTCGTCGGCCCCACGCCTTTGCAGATCCGCGAATTCGGGCTGAAGCATCGCTCACGCGAACTGGCCGCCGAGGCCGGTGTGCCTATGACGCCGGGCACGGGTCTATTGGCCAGCCTGGGCGAAGCGCTGTCTCAGGCGGAACGCATTGGCTATCCCGTGATGTTGAAGAGCACGGCGGGCGGCGGCGGCATCGGTTTGTCGCGCTGCGAGAGCGAGGCCGAACTGACCGTGGCGTTTGATAGCGTGCAGCGCATGGGCGAGCACTTCTTTCGCGATGGCGGTGCGTTCATCGAACGTTATGTGGACAACGCGCGGCACGTGGAAGTGCAGATATTTGGCGACGGGGCAGGCCGCGTGCTGGCGCTGGGCGAACGCGATTGTTCGGTGCAACGCCGCAACCAGAAGGTCATTGAAGAAACGCCAGCGCCTTTGCTGCCTGCCGCGACCCGCGCCGCGCTGCTCGATGCCGCCGTGCAGTTGGGCGAGTCCGTCAACTACCGGTCGGCCGGCACTGTCGAATTCATCTACGACCCCGCGCGCGACAGCTTTTACTTTCTGGAAGTCAACACGCGGCTACAGGTTGAGCATCCGGTAACGGAAGCCGTCACCGGGCTGGATTTGGTGGAATGTATGCTGCGCGTGGCAGCGGGCGAACCGCTGGATGTCGACGCCATGTCGCGCGCCCCGCAAGGCGCATCGATTGAAGTCCGCCTATACGCAGAAGATCCGTTGCGCCAATTCCAACCGTCGCCGGGCGTGTTGACCGAGGTGTCGTTTCCCGACGGCGTCCGGGTAGACGGCTGGGTTGCGACGGGCACGGAAGTGCCAGCGTTCTACGACCCGATGCTGGCCAAGCTGATCGTGCATGCCGCCACGCGTGACGCCGCGCTGGACAAACTGGCCGACGCCCTGGCGAAGACGCGGCTGCATGGCATTGCCACAAATCTGGATTACCTGCGCCAGATCGTGGCTGATGAGCGATTCCGCGCGGGCCTGTTGTCGACGCGATTTCTAGAGACCTTTGTGTACCGGCCCGCCGCGATCGAGGTCGTGGAAGCCGGCACCTACACCAGCGTGCAGGACTATCCTGGCCGCGTCGGCTATTGGGACATCGGCGTGCCGCCGTCTGGCCCGATGGATGACTACGCCTTCCGCGTGGCGAACCGCATCGTCGGCAACGCGCCTGATGCTGCGGGCATCGAGGCCACGTTGATGGGACCCACGTTGCGTTTTCATGGCGACGCCATCGTGGCGTTGACGGGGGCCACTTGCGCCGCCACGCTGGACGGCGAACCCGTACCCATGTGGCAACCGATAGCGGTGCGTTCGGGGCAGGTTCTGGTTACGGGCCGTGCGCTGTCAGGCTGCCGCAGCTACCTGGCGGTACGCAACGGCTTCGATGTGCCGGTCTATCTGGGCAGCCGCTCGACCTTCGCGCTGGGGCAGTTTGGCGGTCATGCCGGCCGGACGCTGCGTGTGGGCGACATGTTGCCATTGGTGCGCACGGAACTGGCGGGCACGTCGGCGACGCCGCCCGTCGCGGAACCGCAAGGCGCGCCCGCCGACATGATTCCGGTGTATGGCAACACATGGGAAATCGGCGTCTTGTACGGCCCGCATGGCGCGCCAGACTTTTTCCAGCCCGAAGCGATCGAAACATTTTTCGCGGCGGACTGGGAGGTGCACTACAACTCGAACCGTCTGGGTGTGCGCCTGATCGGACCCAAGCCAAGCTGGGCGCGTGAGAACGGCGGCGAGGCCGGCCTGCATCCGTCCAATATCCACGATTGCGAATACGCCATCGGCAGCATCAATTTCACGGGCGACAGCCCCGTGATCCTGACGCGTGACGGTCCCAGCCTGGGCGGCTTCGTCTGCCCGGTCACGATTGCGCGGGCCGAGCTGTGGAAGGTGGGGCAGGTGAAGCCGGGCGACCGTATCCGTTTTGTGCGCATCGATTACCCGCAGGCCGTTGCATTGGAAGCCGCGCAGGACAGCAGCGTGGCGGCGCTATCGTCCGTGGGTCCTGCGGCAACGGCGCCATCTCCGGTGCCCGCGACCGTGTCTGAAACCATCGTCGCCGCGTTGGCAGCCGAGGGCTCGCGCCCGTCCGTGTCCTATCGCCAAGCGGGTGACGGCTACCTGTTGCTGGAATATGGCGACAACGTCCTGGACCTGGCGTTGCGCATGCGTATTCACCTGCTGATGGAAGCATTGAACGCGGACCCCATTGAGGGCGTGCTGGAGTTGTCGCCGGGAGTGAGGTCGCTGCAAATCCGCTACGACAGCCGCGTCATCCTGCAAGGCGCGCTGATTGCCTTGCTGCTGGAAATCGAAAAGGGTCTGGCGGATGTTGCTACTTTGAAGGTGCCCACGCGTGTGGTCTACCTGCCCATGGCCTTCGAAGATTCGGCCACGTTGGGCGCCGTGCAGCGCTATCAGGAAACCGTGCGCGTCAGCGCGCCGTGGCTGCCGAATAACGTGGACTTCATTCAGCGGATCAACGGCCTGGACGAGCGGGACGAAGTCAGCCGCATCGTCTTCGATGCCAGCTATCTGATCATGGGCCTGGGTGACGTGTATCTGGGCGCGCCGTGCGCCGTTCCGATCGATCCGCGCCATCGCCTGCTGACGTCCAAGTACAACCCGGCGCGCACCTTCACCGCGGAAGGCACGGTAGGCATCGGCGGCGTATACATGTGCATTTATGGCATGGACTCTCCGGGGGGATATCAGCTCGTCGGCCGCACCTTGCCCATCTGGAACAAGTTCCTGAAGAATCCCGTATTCCAGGATGGTAAACCTTGGCTGCTGCGCTTCTTTGATCAGGTGCGTTTCTATCCGGTAACGGAAGCCGAATTGGATGTGTTGCGGGAAGACTTCCGCGAGGGGCGGGCCACCGTGCGCATCGAAGAAGAGACGTTCGACTTCGCGGCACATCAACGATTTTTGGTGGACCAGGCGGATAGCATCGCCGCGTTCCAGGCACGTCAGAAAACCGCGTTCGATGCCGAAGTGGCGCTGTGGAAAACCGAGGATGTTGCGGCCGAGCAGGCCGTGGCCGA of Achromobacter seleniivolatilans contains these proteins:
- the uca gene encoding urea carboxylase, encoding MFDTVLIANRGEIAVRAIRTLKRLGIRSVAVYSDPDRNAAHVREADVAVALGGEKAADSYLRMDLLLAAAREHGAQAIYPGYGFLSESAEFAESCEAAGIAFVGPTPLQIREFGLKHRSRELAAEAGVPMTPGTGLLASLGEALSQAERIGYPVMLKSTAGGGGIGLSRCESEAELTVAFDSVQRMGEHFFRDGGAFIERYVDNARHVEVQIFGDGAGRVLALGERDCSVQRRNQKVIEETPAPLLPAATRAALLDAAVQLGESVNYRSAGTVEFIYDPARDSFYFLEVNTRLQVEHPVTEAVTGLDLVECMLRVAAGEPLDVDAMSRAPQGASIEVRLYAEDPLRQFQPSPGVLTEVSFPDGVRVDGWVATGTEVPAFYDPMLAKLIVHAATRDAALDKLADALAKTRLHGIATNLDYLRQIVADERFRAGLLSTRFLETFVYRPAAIEVVEAGTYTSVQDYPGRVGYWDIGVPPSGPMDDYAFRVANRIVGNAPDAAGIEATLMGPTLRFHGDAIVALTGATCAATLDGEPVPMWQPIAVRSGQVLVTGRALSGCRSYLAVRNGFDVPVYLGSRSTFALGQFGGHAGRTLRVGDMLPLVRTELAGTSATPPVAEPQGAPADMIPVYGNTWEIGVLYGPHGAPDFFQPEAIETFFAADWEVHYNSNRLGVRLIGPKPSWARENGGEAGLHPSNIHDCEYAIGSINFTGDSPVILTRDGPSLGGFVCPVTIARAELWKVGQVKPGDRIRFVRIDYPQAVALEAAQDSSVAALSSVGPAATAPSPVPATVSETIVAALAAEGSRPSVSYRQAGDGYLLLEYGDNVLDLALRMRIHLLMEALNADPIEGVLELSPGVRSLQIRYDSRVILQGALIALLLEIEKGLADVATLKVPTRVVYLPMAFEDSATLGAVQRYQETVRVSAPWLPNNVDFIQRINGLDERDEVSRIVFDASYLIMGLGDVYLGAPCAVPIDPRHRLLTSKYNPARTFTAEGTVGIGGVYMCIYGMDSPGGYQLVGRTLPIWNKFLKNPVFQDGKPWLLRFFDQVRFYPVTEAELDVLREDFREGRATVRIEEETFDFAAHQRFLVDQADSIAAFQARQKTAFDAEVALWKTEDVAAEQAVAEPEAETVLREGERMVSADMCGNIWKIPVQVGQSVSAGDTLVVVEAMKMALSVIAPASGTVTAIRCVPGKPVNAGDPLIVLAEDATCTVT